TTATCTCTCGGCCGGACAGCGTGTGCCGGAAGATTTAGAAATCGCCACCCGGACACGCCTCGTGGAATTGGCTTGGGCCCACTCACCAGGCCAGGTCCTTCAAGAACGTGTGCCGTTAACGGAGGTGGCGCACTAATGGCCGGGTCATTATCCACACCGGTCCTGATGACTGACGTCCCGGCGCAACGACGACTGGATCAAGCCAGTGGATTGCGTGCCGCCATGACCTCCAACCCACAGGACCCCTCAAGGATTCAGGTGATTGCGGTCAGTTCCGGAAAAGGCGGGGTAGGAAAAAGTAATGTCGTCGCGAATTTAGCAGTGGCTGCGGCTCGGCAGGGGCGGAAGGTCCTGATCATGGATGCAGATCTCGCCTTAGGCAACGTCGACATTCTCCTGGGCCTCACTCCGCAATATACGATTGAGGACGTGCTTTCCGGGCAGCGAGGCTTGAAGGACGTCCTCGTGACCGGACCCGAAGGTATTCGCCTGTTGCCGGCGACCTCCGGAGGTCAGGCATTCACTCAGCTGACGCATGATCAGCAACTCCATTTGCAATCGGCGTTTCTTCAGTTGGCGTCTCCGCCGGATTTGCTGCTCATTGATTGCGCGGCAGGGATTTCGGCCAATGTGCTGT
Above is a window of Candidatus Nitrospira neomarina DNA encoding:
- a CDS encoding MinD/ParA family protein is translated as MAGSLSTPVLMTDVPAQRRLDQASGLRAAMTSNPQDPSRIQVIAVSSGKGGVGKSNVVANLAVAAARQGRKVLIMDADLALGNVDILLGLTPQYTIEDVLSGQRGLKDVLVTGPEGIRLLPATSGGQAFTQLTHDQQLHLQSAFLQLASPPDLLLIDCAAGISANVLYFSLVAHETLVVVTPDPTSLTDAYALVKILSTRYHLRTFRMLVNKVKHTQEGKDVFRKLSLVTDRFLNISLDYLGCVPADDYVTMAVAQQRAVCEVYPRAPASRALSSLAKTLNHWRGECSWQGGFQLFGPAALGATRTVTEG